One region of Mesobacillus boroniphilus genomic DNA includes:
- a CDS encoding MBL fold metallo-hydrolase, with the protein MKWKQIPLGPLQTNCYIVYDENQSCLIVDPGDNPKKLATVIEQLQLKPEAIVLTHAHFDHIGAVDRIRDKYGIKVYIHENEKDWLSDPALNGSRHFMLNEPIKARSADYLIKDEGVMSIGSFKFEVFETPGHSPGSISIYFPEAQFVLAGDALFNGSIGRTDLPGGNHNQLIRSIHDKLLTLPEQIEVLPGHGPATSIGLEMDSNPFLNGF; encoded by the coding sequence ATGAAATGGAAACAGATTCCCCTTGGTCCTTTACAAACAAATTGCTATATAGTTTATGATGAAAACCAATCCTGCCTGATTGTAGATCCGGGTGATAATCCAAAGAAGCTGGCAACAGTGATTGAACAGCTTCAATTGAAGCCAGAAGCAATTGTGCTCACACACGCCCATTTCGACCATATCGGGGCAGTGGATAGAATTAGGGATAAGTACGGAATCAAAGTATATATCCATGAAAACGAAAAGGATTGGCTATCAGACCCAGCCTTGAATGGTTCAAGGCATTTCATGCTTAATGAGCCAATCAAAGCGCGCTCTGCTGATTACTTGATCAAAGATGAAGGTGTAATGTCAATTGGCAGTTTTAAGTTCGAAGTGTTTGAAACACCTGGGCATTCTCCAGGGAGTATATCGATTTATTTCCCAGAAGCACAGTTTGTCCTGGCAGGAGACGCACTTTTTAATGGAAGCATTGGGAGGACGGATTTACCGGGTGGCAACCATAATCAACTAATCAGAAGCATCCATGATAAGCTCCTGACATTGCCAGAACAAATAGAGGTGCTTCCTGGACACGGACCAGCAACCTCGATTGGTTTAGAAATGGATTCGAATCCTTTTTTAAACGGATTTTAG
- a CDS encoding DUF2759 domain-containing protein: MGFAIICALITLLAGYATFSALKNKNVLGIVFGGGTFLVIGWFTIMTLLNSGFPTAH; the protein is encoded by the coding sequence ATGGGTTTTGCTATTATTTGCGCTTTAATTACACTGCTTGCCGGGTATGCAACATTTTCGGCACTTAAAAACAAAAACGTTCTTGGAATCGTATTTGGTGGAGGAACATTCTTGGTTATTGGCTGGTTCACAATCATGACGCTCCTTAACTCTGGATTCCCAACAGCGCATTAA
- a CDS encoding DUF2626 domain-containing protein, translating to MDRMYRVLGFWTGIFAVMFFLGHMYTTSLIFFGQTGFFLLLSYLKLSERMYIYVFGAYLTIFFAGFTYWSTFMMPLGGTGH from the coding sequence TTGGATCGTATGTACAGAGTTTTAGGATTCTGGACGGGAATCTTTGCTGTGATGTTTTTCTTGGGTCACATGTATACAACGTCCTTGATTTTCTTTGGTCAAACTGGATTTTTCTTGCTTTTAAGTTACTTGAAACTGTCTGAGCGTATGTACATTTACGTCTTCGGCGCATACTTAACGATTTTCTTTGCAGGATTTACTTACTGGTCAACATTTATGATGCCATTAGGTGGAACTGGACATTGA
- a CDS encoding class I SAM-dependent methyltransferase: MKELITQFIDASPEKMITYAEYIELALYHPEEGYYIKERQKIGKEGDFYTSSNVSDVFGKLIGKWFAKNFKNLGLPPSVCEIGAGNGRFARAFIQGWNEWKDETLTYCIVEASPYHRTLQEAELNGLEEVDILYADTFAYTGMKQGLIFSNELFDAFPVHVVEKSEGIVKEVFIVHENGQLKESMLPVMNDRIIAFLNDQELELAEGQRIEIPLAFEPFIKSIADHFMKGIMVTVDYGYTKEEWMHPSRRRGSLRGYYQHQMHHDVLQHPGEMDITSHVHFDALKSIGEKYSLDFVQKMRQDEFLMAAGILEELAEHHDPNPFSEASKRNRAIRSLILPGGISQSFDVVVQAKGLEYTAEKLF; the protein is encoded by the coding sequence ATGAAAGAACTTATTACACAATTTATTGACGCCTCCCCGGAAAAAATGATTACATATGCTGAGTATATAGAACTTGCACTCTATCATCCGGAGGAAGGTTATTACATAAAGGAACGCCAAAAAATAGGCAAAGAGGGGGACTTTTATACATCCAGCAATGTGTCTGATGTATTTGGCAAATTGATAGGAAAATGGTTTGCGAAAAATTTCAAAAATCTCGGCTTGCCGCCATCTGTTTGTGAAATAGGAGCTGGAAATGGTCGCTTTGCCAGGGCATTTATTCAAGGGTGGAATGAATGGAAGGATGAAACACTTACTTATTGTATCGTTGAAGCGAGTCCTTATCATCGAACGCTTCAGGAAGCGGAATTGAACGGTCTAGAAGAAGTGGACATCCTTTATGCTGATACATTTGCATACACAGGCATGAAACAAGGGCTGATTTTTTCAAATGAATTATTTGATGCCTTTCCTGTCCATGTCGTCGAAAAAAGCGAGGGTATTGTGAAAGAAGTTTTTATTGTCCATGAAAATGGGCAATTAAAAGAGAGCATGCTTCCAGTAATGAATGATCGAATCATCGCTTTTTTAAACGACCAAGAACTTGAACTGGCTGAAGGGCAAAGAATTGAGATTCCGCTTGCTTTTGAACCGTTCATTAAATCTATAGCTGATCACTTCATGAAGGGCATCATGGTGACTGTAGATTATGGATATACGAAAGAAGAATGGATGCACCCATCACGCAGGCGCGGAAGTTTAAGAGGATATTACCAACACCAGATGCATCATGATGTTTTGCAGCATCCAGGGGAGATGGATATTACCAGTCATGTGCATTTTGATGCACTTAAATCAATTGGTGAAAAATACAGCCTGGACTTTGTCCAAAAAATGAGGCAGGATGAGTTCCTGATGGCTGCAGGTATATTAGAAGAGCTTGCGGAACACCATGACCCAAATCCGTTTTCTGAAGCAAGTAAGCGGAATCGCGCTATACGGAGCCTGATCTTGCCAGGGGGGATCAGCCAGTCCTTTGATGTCGTCGTCCAGGCGAAGGGTCTGGAATACACGGCTGAAAAATTATTTTAA
- a CDS encoding MTH1187 family thiamine-binding protein: MAIVDVTVIPIGTQTPSVSSYVADIQRILKQYEEQGKIQYQLTPMNTLIEGELRVLFEVIQAIHEAPFNAGIQRVATNIRIDDRRDVKRKMQEKVNRVNELLQK; the protein is encoded by the coding sequence ATGGCAATTGTTGATGTAACAGTAATCCCAATCGGAACTCAGACACCAAGTGTCAGTTCTTATGTAGCAGATATCCAAAGAATTCTTAAGCAGTATGAAGAACAGGGCAAAATCCAATATCAACTTACGCCGATGAATACTTTGATTGAAGGAGAACTTCGCGTTTTGTTTGAGGTGATCCAGGCGATTCACGAAGCACCGTTCAATGCAGGCATCCAGCGAGTAGCTACAAATATCCGGATTGACGACAGGCGTGATGTGAAAAGAAAGATGCAGGAAAAGGTAAACAGGGTAAACGAATTGCTTCAAAAATAG